In a single window of the Thunnus maccoyii chromosome 7, fThuMac1.1, whole genome shotgun sequence genome:
- the mpnd gene encoding MPN domain-containing protein, with the protein MGSEPPSSPQVVEDGGEEDEEEMSGGEEADLRSSSGRGSLLTRRGITLRVLLKDGLVEPGDGVLAIHYLGKNFVGDLLNDGKIRWVETGQIFNSPSAWATHCKRLVNPAKKSGCGWASVRYRGQKLVQYKTTWLHKYQPSADMSLVSEEDDDEDEEEGKTAVQADEKNKNTKPGLNDVMVSRRTDRERIPVRYCTLGTRDAARDPHTLVELSAFSAINRFQPFNVAVSSNVLLLMDFHCHLTTSEVVGYLGGRWDTNTQLLTVLRAFPCRTRLADRDSASAVEEEICQNLFMRGLSLVGWYHSHPRGPALPSLQDIDSQMDHQLRLQGSNNGFQPCLGIICGPYYHGNQGVASTITPFWVVPPPEQRSNDYGIPVAVEVTYVQDNFLTSDVLNEMMLLVDYYRAAPDIVQFSQYWCPDTTMMDKIKGSLSCHAPKDQAYSQILEHVYSQLINLQ; encoded by the exons ATGG GCTCAGAACCACCCAGCTCTCCACAGGTGGTGGAGGATGGAggtgaggaggatgaggaggagatgagCGGAGGGGAGGAAGCAGACCTGCGGTCCAGTTCCGGCCGGGGCTCTCTGCTGACCCGGAGAGGCATCACCCTACGAGTGCTGCTGAAAGACGGCCTGGTGGAGCCAGGGGACGGCGTGCTGGCCATCCACTACCTG GGGAAGAACTTTGTCGGGGACCTGTTGAATGACGGGAAAATCCGATGGGTGGAGACGGGCCAGATCTTCAACTCTCCCAGTGCCTGGGCAACACACTGCAAGCGTCTGGTCAACCCAGCCAAGAAGTCTGGCTGTGGCTGGGCATCTGTGCGCTACAGGGGACAGAAGCTGGTCCAGTACAAAACCACCTGGCTGCACAAGTACCAGCCCAGCGCAGACATG AGCCTGGTGagtgaggaggatgatgatgaggatgaagaggaagggaAAACAGCTGTGCAGGCAGAtgagaagaacaaaaacaccaaaccTGGATTAAATG ACGTAATGGTTTCACGGAGAACCGACAGAGAGAGGATTCCTGTCAGATATTGCACCCTGGGCACCAGGGATGCTGCCAG AGATCCACACACGCTAGTGGAGCTGTCAGCCTTCTCAGCCATCAACAGATTCCAGCCTTTCAATGTAGCCGTGTCCAGTAATGTACTGCTGCTAATG GATTTCCATTGTCACCTGACCACCAGTGAGGTGGTCGGATACCTCGGAGGACGATGGGATACCAATACACAAC tgttaaCAGTTTTAAGGGCTTTTCCCTGCCGAACCAGGCTGGCCGACAGAGACTCTGCTTCTGCTGTTGAGGAGGAG ATCTGTCAGAACCTGTTCATGCGCGGGTTGTCGCTGGTGGGCTGGTACCACAGTCACCCGCGAGGTCCGGCTCTGCCGTCTCTGCAGGACATTGACTCTCAGATGGACCACCAGCTGAGGCTGCAGGGTTCAAACAATGGCTTCCAGCCCTGTCTGGGCATCATCTGTG gacCATATTATCATGGTAATCAAGGTGTGGCGTCCACAATAACCCCATTCTGGGTCGTTCCACCTCCTGAG CAACGGTCTAATGACTACGGTATCCCAGTAGCTGTAGAGGTCACCTATGTACAGGACAACTTCCTCACCAGTGATGTCCTTAATGAAATG ATGCTGCTGGTTGACTACTACAGGGCAGCTCCCGACATCGTTCAGTTCAGCCAGTACTGGTGTCCTGATACGACCATGATGGACAAGATCAAG GGCTCCCTGAGTTGCCACGCCCCCAAAGACCAGGCCTACTCTCAGATCTTAGAGCACGTCTACAGTCAGCTGATCAACCTGCAGTGA